Within Deltaproteobacteria bacterium, the genomic segment ATACGGGGAAATGACCTGGGAAACCGCACAAGCCAAGCCCTTGCCCTAGCCCAAGATCAACTGGAGCAATTGATCAATTCTGGTAGCGGTACTAATTATCCTTTGACGCCAACCGCGAGTACTCCTGACCCGTACAATCCCATTGATGAGACAGGCAGTGGGGGCGGCATCTTTACAAGAGTCTGGCAGATTCAAGACAACACTCCTGTGAACGGCTCTCAAACCATAACTGTGACTGTGACTTGGAACGATATTATTGGACAACACCGCGTGAACGTCGATGGTGTCATATCCAGTGACGGCTACTAATAGGGGACCCTAAGATGATACCTTTATGTTTGCACAAGACGGATCGTGGGTTCACTCTGATAGAGCTCCTCGTAGCCCTGGTCCTTGGCCTGGTAGTGCTTGCGGCAGTCCTTAATATCTTTGTGAGCCAGAACCGGACCAATGCCGTTCAGCAAGAAGTCGCCTATGCCCAGCAAAATGTCAGGGCAGCCATGGATATTATTGCACGAGAGATAAGAGGGGCCGGCTATGATCCTCAAAACAATGGTTTTGATGTTATACAGACAGCTACGTCAAATACGATCCGGGTGCTTTCCAACCTGAGCGGAGACGACGAAGCTGGAAATCCGAATGACGCAAACGAGGATGTTACATACACGATAGACAATACGAACCGGCGGATAACCAGGATGGGAAACCCTATGATTGAAGAGGTTGTTCCCAACAGCCTGCTGTTTACCTATTTCAAGGCTGATGGCACGTCTTTTGTTCCCGCCAACCAGACGGATCGCAATGATATCCGGGTCGTTGCCATACAATTTCAGGTGCACACACAAAACGAGGATCCCGGCTTTGCCGGTGGGTATGACTTGTATTCTTCAACTACGGGCACCTGCCGGACCAGAACCCTTGCGACCAGGGTTCGAATTCGCAACATGGGCTTTCAGGATTTAGAATAGGAGAAAAAATTGAACCTAAATAATGAAAAAGGGGCAGTCCTGGTTGTTAGTCTCATTATTATGGGCCTGTTGATGGTGATCGGCACATCCATTACCATGACATCATCTATTGAGCTAAACGTTGCCCGGAATGAAAAGGTGGCAAAAACGGCCTTCTACCGGGCCGAAAACGGTCGAATTATGGCCTCCAAAGCCATCCTATCTGCTGACGCCGGAACGACCTGGACTGACGGCGCCAGTTTTGAGGGCAACGCCGATATTACGATGGCAGATGGGAGTTTTTTCACTGAAGGATTTGATGTGAGCAACACGGTGGATAATGTGTCGTCAAACCCGGACATGCAGTTGTCAGGTAACCTTGGGGCAGATCTGGATATTGATAAGATACAAGTAGGACCTATGCCAGGCGCTTCGGCAGAGTTTGGAGCAGGATATGAAGGCGTGGGGCACGAGGGCATGGTCCAGGCTATTTATCGAATAGACAGCATTGGACGAGAGCCAAGCGGTTCTGAGGCCAGGGTGCAGCTTCAATACAGATTGCTGCCTTATTGAGTAGAAAAGGAGACAGATTATGTTTAAAAAATTTATATATATCATGTCCATGCTTTTGTTTGCAATGTATTTTGCCGCAAGCATTCCCTCCATGGTAGTGACTAATACTGCCAGGGCAGCGACCAATAGCGAGTTTGCAGCGCAGCCCCCGTTTCTTCCGGGAAATGTTCCGCCCCTTGTGATGCTTGCCATGTCCAAGGACCACAAGCTTTTCTACAAGGCCTACACAGATTACTCCGACTTGGACGGCGACGACTCACTGGATACGAGCTATGAACACTCTATCGATTATTACGGATATTTTGATTGCTACAAATGCTACAAATATCTGAGTAATCGATTTGAACCTGTGAGAGTTTCAGATGGTAATGACAAGATTTGCGATGAAGTAAACGAGTGGAGCGGAAACTTCCTCAACTGGTCTACCATGGCCAGGATTGACACTTTGAGAAAGGTCTTGTACGGAGGATACCGCTCCACAGATGACAATACGGAAACTGTACTGGAAAGGACGTTTATCCCGCAAGATGCTCACAGCTGGGTGAAGATATATACACCCGGCGCTGGTGACCCCTCGATCAGCGATCTGACCCCCTTCAGTGAAACCACCATCTCCATTTGTAACACGACCAAAGACAGTTATGGCAATGCGCCTTTGATGCGAGTGGCAAACGGCAACCAGAGTGGTGAGGCCGGTTGGCCGAGGTGGTCTTCCAACGAGAGGTGGCAGTGTGCATGTGATGGGGAAGGTAAAAGCGGCACCAATAGCCTGAGGCCCCATCAGACCAATGACTTGCTTGGGGATTACAATGTAAGGGTCCAGGTCTGTGTTTCCGGTCTTATCGGTTCAGAAAAATGCAAGACATATCCAAACGGAAACATCAAGCCCTACGGGTTGTTGCAGACCTATGGTGAAGCAGACAAGATGTATTTCGGCCTTATGACAGGTTCTTATACCAAGAACAAGTCAGGCGGTGTGTTAAGAAAAAACACCAGTTCCTTTACCGACGAGATTACGGCAGATACCGGTATTTTTACTGGGTCTGCCGGCATCATAGATACCTTGAACAAGATAGAGATCGTTAGATACAACTATGGTGATGGCACTTATAACAGTACGGACAGTTGCAACTGGGGGTTGTCAAGTTTCAGCGACGGCCAGTGCACGAACTGGGGAAACCCCATCGGAGAGATATATTATGAGGCCCTTAGGTATTTCTCAGGCAAAACCAGCGCCACGTCTGCGTTTTCGACTGATGACAGCAGCATTATTTCCGGTCTTTCTCCGGTGACCTGGAGCGATCCATACGGTTATCCCTATCCCTATTGTTCCAAGCCTTTTGTCATGGTGATAAGTGATGTGAACCCCAGTTTTGACTCCAACCAGATCCCTGGGAGTTACTTTAACAGCTTTACCGGCGACCTTTCATTAGACGTAGAGACGGAGACCGATACCATTGGGTCAAACGAGAGTCTAAGTGGTGACTATTTCATAGGCCAGAGCGGGGCAACGAGCGATGACACCTGCACGGCGAAGACCGTGTCCTCCAATCTGGGCGATTGCAGGGGGCTGTGTCCGGAAGAGCCGGGAAGGCAAGGAAGCTACTATCTGGCTGGTTTGAGTTACTGGGGAAAAACGAACGACCTGAGAACGGACCTGACAGACTACAACTTTGAACAATCGGTGAGCACATACTCGATCGCCTTGAGTTCTCCACTGCCTGAGATCGAGCTGTCTGTGAGCGGCAACACCGTAAAAGTGATGCCTGCATGTTACAACAACGACACGGGTCGGAACTGCGCCCTGGTACACTTTCAGGTCCTGACCCAGACTGCCACGTCCGGGAGCTTTTATGTAAACTGGGAAGACTCGGAGCAGGGCGGTGACTATGACATGGATGCTGACTGCATCGTGTATTACGAGATAAGCGGCAACCAGGTGACCTTTAAGGTTGAAACAACAAATTCCTCAACAGGCTATGACCTGGATCTTGGCTACGTAGTGAGTGGAACGACTGATGACGGCGTTCATTATATTGGCAGCAACGACGGGCATTGGTTTTCGAACCGAACCTGCAGCGACTCGGAAACTTGTAATGATGGGGACGGTGTCGGACGCTACGAGAGCGCTTGCACCCAAGACTATTGGTGCGGTCAAAAGACCCACACTGCAGGCACTGCCGCTGCCTCTCATCTAAAAAACCCTCTGTGGTACGCGGCCAAATGGGGCGGGTTTGACGATAAGAATGATAATGACCTCCCGGATCAAACTGCCGAGTGGGATGAAGACGGCGATAACACGCCTGATACGTATTTCTATGTGACCAACCCCTTAGAGCTTGAGGAGCAGCTCGGAGAGGCCTTTGCCAGGATCTTGGAACGAATGTCTTCAGGTACGGCCGCTGCGGTGGTGGCCGACTCACAGTCCGGCGTCGGGGCCTTGTATCAGGCCATATTCTTCCCTCAACTTACCGATGCAAACGGCAAGGAGGTCTCCTGGATTGGTGATGTGAAAGCCTTGTGGCTCGATGAATACGGCAATATCCGTGAAGACACGGACAGCAATGCTGTAATGAGCCTGACTTCAGACAGGATCATTACGTTCTATTTTGACGAAAGCAATTCCCGGACCCGTGTTAAGAGATATACCGATACAGATGGCAATGGTGAAGCTGATTCAGGATCAGAAGCGATTGTGGAGGTGGATGACATTAGCCCTATTTGGTCGGCCGGAAAATCATTGGCCCAAAGAGATTTGAGCTCCAGTCCCCGTGACATCAAGACCTGGGTTGATGATCTAAGTAGCGGCACCGTGGGTTCGGTCGACAGCGGCGAGGTCGTATCGTTTAACGCGAGCAACGCAAGTGACTTGCGACCTTATCTGGCAGTTGAAACAAGCGGCACCACGGAGACGACCAAGCTGATCAATTACATCTGCGGCGAAGAGCAGACAGGATATCGGAGCCGCACCATTGCTGTGGATGGCACGGACAGGGTTTGGAGGCTTGGAGATATTGTCTATTCCACGCCCACGGTCGTGGGCGCGCCCAAGGAACGATATGAGGTCATTTACGGCGATACCAGCTATGCCAGCTTCAAGAGCGCACACAAGGACAGGCGGCAGGTTGTCTACGCTGGCGCCAATGACGGAATGCTCCACGCTTTTAACGCCGGATTTTACAATGAATCGACATACACA encodes:
- a CDS encoding prepilin-type N-terminal cleavage/methylation domain-containing protein; the protein is MNLSKDSKGFSILEVLIAICLLSIGIMGLATLQSRGIRGNDLGNRTSQALALAQDQLEQLINSGSGTNYPLTPTASTPDPYNPIDETGSGGGIFTRVWQIQDNTPVNGSQTITVTVTWNDIIGQHRVNVDGVISSDGY
- a CDS encoding prepilin-type N-terminal cleavage/methylation domain-containing protein, which codes for MIPLCLHKTDRGFTLIELLVALVLGLVVLAAVLNIFVSQNRTNAVQQEVAYAQQNVRAAMDIIAREIRGAGYDPQNNGFDVIQTATSNTIRVLSNLSGDDEAGNPNDANEDVTYTIDNTNRRITRMGNPMIEEVVPNSLLFTYFKADGTSFVPANQTDRNDIRVVAIQFQVHTQNEDPGFAGGYDLYSSTTGTCRTRTLATRVRIRNMGFQDLE
- a CDS encoding pilus assembly PilX N-terminal domain-containing protein, with the translated sequence MNLNNEKGAVLVVSLIIMGLLMVIGTSITMTSSIELNVARNEKVAKTAFYRAENGRIMASKAILSADAGTTWTDGASFEGNADITMADGSFFTEGFDVSNTVDNVSSNPDMQLSGNLGADLDIDKIQVGPMPGASAEFGAGYEGVGHEGMVQAIYRIDSIGREPSGSEARVQLQYRLLPY